The genomic segment CATACTCCCGACTCATCCAGATATTTTTACGCCGACGACTACAAAGAAAGAGTTGAGCAAGGCCTTCCTCCAAAACAGCTATCCAAAGAGTTTGTAAGAGAATGGCTTATGGAAAATGGTTTCAACGGACGGGAAGGCCAAAAAATACCTGAAATGACCGACGAAGTTGTCATGTCGATCATGCAACGGTATATTGAACTTTATCAAGTCGTTACGGGTGAAGAATTTACGCCTCCACCTTCACAAGATATTTTAAATGAAATTGAAAATTCGATTATTCATTCTATCAACTCAATGGTGAAATGAAACTTGAAGACATCATTAAACAAAAGAAATTCAGAAACGAATACCAAAAATTTATTATTCAAATCTTGTTTTCATCATCCCAATTAGAAAATTATATTGCAAAAAAATTAAAACCACATGGAATCACATTGCAACAATACAATGTTTTAAGAATATTGCGAGGTGTTTATCCCGAACCGGTTAGCAATAATTATATCATGGAACGCATGATTGACCGCAATTCAAATTCTACCAGAATTGTGGACAAACTCGTTGATAAACTTCTTGTAGAAAAAAAATCCAACCCCAAAGACCGCCGTGGCACATTAATATCCATCCTGCCGGCCGGAATGAAATTACTTGAAAAACTAGACCCGGAAATAGCCGAACTTGAAAATGTAATTCAACAAGTATTGTCCGAAGAAGATTGCAAGATGATCAACAACAAACTCCAAATACTCAATGCCCTTTTGTTTGCAAAATAACAAACGATGACAAACGAATTGTTTTTTGTAGCATTAGAGCCCCCTTCACCTCAATTCGAAATGTTATCGCAATTAAAACAAGATGTTGCCCTGAAGTTTGATGTGAAACACAGTTTAAAGTCACCTCCCCATATCACCATTGTTCCTCCTTTCAGATTTTCGGATAATCAAATGAATGACATTATACACCATTTACAATTATGCTTATTTCGCTCATCTCACTGTATCAGAATTTATTTAGAAGGATATGGACATTTTCGGCAAAAGGTGGTATTCGTAAAGGTAAGGACAACAAAAAAATTAATCGATTTTCAACAAAGATTGGTTCGTTGCTTGTATGCCAATAGCAAATTACCGGTTAAAAACGAATTAACCCGGTCGTTTTATCCTCATCTTACATTAGCACACAGGGACGTAACATTTGAAAAATTCAAAAAAATAATGGCCTATTTGAAAAGCAGACCGATCAAGTTGACTTTTGATATTTGTGAGTTAACTTTATACAAGTACAATTCCACTAAAAGCCAATGGGAATCTGTAGAAAAATTACCATTTAAAAAAAATTAATGAATCAAATCAACAATGCCGGAAACCAAAAACATCATAGTTGACCTTGAAAAAATAGCCAATCCCTATTCCGGCTTAGGACAATTTTCACGTGAATTG from the Vicingaceae bacterium genome contains:
- a CDS encoding MarR family transcriptional regulator; this encodes MKLEDIIKQKKFRNEYQKFIIQILFSSSQLENYIAKKLKPHGITLQQYNVLRILRGVYPEPVSNNYIMERMIDRNSNSTRIVDKLVDKLLVEKKSNPKDRRGTLISILPAGMKLLEKLDPEIAELENVIQQVLSEEDCKMINNKLQILNALLFAK